AGAACAGGTGAATATATTGAATTTGAAGCACCGCTTCCGAAAGATTTTGAAGAGTTGCTAGATAATATTAGAAATAATCGTTGACAAAATTCGAGCTTTATTATAAGATTAACTCAATTAAATAAGTCCTTTAAGTCAATCCTGTGAGGTTGAGAAGGTATCGGATTTGTTTCATTAGATAGCCATGAACGGCTATCGGTCTGTCCTCTCACTGAATAGGTGGGAGGATTTTTATTTTAAGAAAAAGGTGATGCAGATGTCACGTAAGGCACAAGTCCTTGATGACCAAGCGATTCGAAGAGCATTAACGAGAGTTGCGCACGAAATCATTGAAAAGAATAAAGGTATTGAGAACTGCGTATTAGTCGGTATTCGCACGAGAGGAATTTATATCGCAAACCGCCTTGCAGAAAAAATCTCGCAAATTGAAGGCAAAAGCATAACGGTTGGAGAATTGGATATTACATTATACCGTGATGACTTAAGCAAAAAGACAGAGAATCAAGAGCCGCTTGTTAAAGGTTCAGATATCCCTACAAGCATTGAGGACCTTAAGGTAATTCTTGTGGACGATGTCCTGTACACAGGAAGAACAGTCCGCGCAGCAATGGATGCCTTGATGGATGTGGGAAGACCTGGGTCGATACAGCTTGCAGTCCTTGTAGACAGAGGACACAGAGAGCTTCCGATTCGCGCTGATTATGTTGGCAAAAACATTCCGACTTCAAGCTCAGAAAAGATTGTAGTAGAGCTCGTAGAAGTTGATGGTCAAGATGAAGTAAATATATACGAAAATTAAATATAACCCTTTTTAAATGACAGTCCAGAGAGGCTTCAAAGGGGGAAATGGAATACAGGTGTGTTTTCACCTGTCCAAAAACCCCTTTTTGCCATGCGGAAAGGGGTTTTTTATTGGAATTGCGTATACTAACAACACGAACTAAGTACATGCACCATAGATGGAAAGAGGGAAAAATATGAATCAAACAAAGCCAATACTCGGCATAAAAGATAAACCAAATGCATCCCAATGGATTACATTAAGCTTACAGCACTTATTCGCCATGTTTGGATCAACTGTGTTAGTACCATACTTAATCGGCTTGAGTCCAGCAATTGCATTGATTTCAAGCGGACTGGGAACACTAGCTTTCCTCCTCATTACGAGATTTAAAGTTCCTGCCTATCTAGGCTCATCCTTTGCCTTTATCGCTCCAATGATTGCGGCACAAGAGCTTGGCGGACCTGGAGCTGCGATGATTGGAACCTTCATAGCAGGTCTTGTATACGGAATAGTCGCATTGATTATTAAAAAAGGTGGCTATCGCTGGATTATGAACTTGCTGCCGCCAATCGTTGTCGGACCAGTAATCATGGTAATCGGGCTTGCACTTGCTGGAACAGCAGTCGGCCAGGCGATGTATGAAAATAACGGAACACCAGATCAAACTTACAGTCTCTTATATCTATCAGTAGCATTAGTAACATTGCTTGCGACGATATTATTCACGATTTTCGGTAAAGGAGTATTCAGCTTCATTCCGATTCTTGCAGGGATTATCGTTGGCTACGTTTACGCATTATTAGTAGGAGTTGTTGATTTCCAAGGTGTCATCGATGCTAAATGGCTTGCAATGCCAGAATTCATATTCCCATTCAGGGATTATGACCTTACGATAAACAGCGCCATCCTGGCATTGTTCGTGCCAGTCGCAGTTGTAACACTTGCAGAGCATATCGGTCATCAGCTTGTATTAAGCAAAGTTGTCGGTAAAGATTATATTAAAGACCCAGGACTTCACCGCAGTATTTTAGGTGATGGTACAGCAACCTTAATTTCCTCCTTAATGGGTGGACCGCCAAAAACAACTTACGGTGAAAACATCGGAGTATTAGCAATAACAAGAGTATATAGTGTATATGTTCTTGCGGGAGCAGCAGTATTTGCCATCCTGTTCGGATTCATCGGGAAGATTACAGCACTTATCCAATCGATTCCAACACCTGTAATGGGGGGAGTATCCATTCTGTTATTCGGAATCATCGCATCCTCTGGATTGAGAATTTTGGTAGATGCAAAAATGGACTTCTCGAAAAACAGAAATCTTGTGATTGCATCAGTAATTTTGGTTACTGGAATCGGTGGAGCTTCCATTCATATCGGTACAGACTTTAAACTAGAAGGAATGGCACTTGCAGCAATTCTAGGCATCATCTTAAACTATGTGCTTCCAGGAAGAGAAAAGTCCACAGACGACTTGTTCGAAGAAGAAGCAGTAAAAGAAACTAAATAGTTACACCTTTTAAACAAGTACAGAGAGACTTATAAGGGTGTTGAAGGTTAGGCGAAGGGATCCGCTTATTTAAGCAGGCTTAAATAAGGATCTTTAGCCAAGAACATTCAACTTTTAGCACCCATTTTTCAAAGATGGGTGCTTTTTTTGCCCGAAAAACATTGACGATAGCAGAAAAAGTCCATGAAGGAGGCAATAAATAATGGAAAACTTATTAACAACCTCGGAACTGACAGTGCTTGAAATAAAAGAAATACTGGAGGAAGCACAAGCCTTTGCAGAAGGGAAGGAGTGGAAGCCAGCCAAGCAGTTATTTTTAGCAAACCTGTTCTTTGAGCCTAGCACAAGAACGAAGTGCAGCTTTGAAGTAGCAGAAAGAAAGCTGGGTCTTGAAGTCATTCCTTTTGAAACGACTACTTCTAGCGTTGTTAAGGGAGAAACATTATATGATACTGTCCGGACATTGGAAAGCATCGGTGTGAACGGTGTTGTTATCCGCCATAACGAGGATAATTACTTTCAGGAACTAATCGGGAAAGTTAAGATTCCTGTTATCAATGCGGGAGACGGTTGCGGGAATCATCCGACACAATCCTTGCTTGATCTTCTGACAATCAAACAGGAATTTAAATCTTTCCATGGTTTGAAAATCAGCATCATCGGTGATATTCGCCACAGCCGTGTGGCTAGGTCGAATGCAGATGCGCTGACAAGGCTTGGTGCAAATGTAGTTTTCTCCGGGCCGAAAGAATGGTTTGATGACAGCATCCTGAAAGAAGCAAACTATGAGGATATTGATACTGCGATTGAAACCTCCGATGTTGTCATGCTGCTGCGTATTCAGCATGAACGGCATGAAAGCGGAGCCTCTTGGACAAAAGAAGATTATCATCAAATGTATGGTTTGACTACAGAAAGAGAAAGACGCATGAAGCCAGGCAGCATTATTATGCACCCTGCTCCTGTTAACAGGGATGTAGAAATTGCAGATGAGTTAGTAGAATGCGACCGGTCCAGAATTTTTAAACAAATGGAAAATGGAGTATTCATCCGCATGGCAGTATTAAAAAGATCTTTACAATCAGTTGAGGGAGGAAATGTACATGTCAATGATTATCAAAAATGGCCAGTTGCTTAATGAAAAAGGGGAAGTTATTACACAGGATATTCTCATTCAAGACGGAGTCATCGCTGAAATCGCTCCACAGATTAATACAGCAGCCGAAGAAGTGATTGATGCTAAGGGCAAGCTGGTAGCACCAGGTTTCATTGATGTCCATGTGCATTTGCGCGAGCCTGGCGGAGAGAAGAAGGAAACAATTGCGACCGGAACAATGGCTGCTGCTAGAGGCGGATTCACAACAATCGCCAATATGCCTAATACTCGTCCAGTCCCGGATACAGTCGAGAACTTTCAAAATTTAATGAATCGCATTAACGAAACAGCAAATGTTCATGTTCGTCCGTATGCATCCATTACAATCAGACAATTAGGTGCAGAGCTGACAGATTTTAAAGCTTTAAAGGAATTAGGAGCATTTGCATTCACAGATGATGGTGTTGGTATTCAAGAAGCAGGAAAAATGCTTGAAGCGATGAAGCTTGCAGCAAGCCTTGATATGGCCATTGTAGCTCATTGCGAAGACAATAGCCTTATAAATAAAGGGTCAGTTCATGAAGGGAAGTTTTCTAAAGAGAACAACCTAAATGGCATTCCATCTGTCTGTGAATCTGTACATATAGCAAGGGATATCTTGCTTGCAGAGGCAGCAGATTGTCACTACCACGTTTGCCATATCAGCACAAAGGAATCTGTCCGCATAGTAAGAGACGCGAAGCGAGCAGGCATTAACGTAACAGCAGAAGTGTCACCGCATCATTTATTACTATGTGACGAGGACATCCCTAGCATCGACACAAACTATAAAATGAACCCGCCTTTAAGAGGAAAAGCAGACAGAGAAGCATTAATAGAAGGCTTGCTAGATGGAACAATAGATTTCATTGCAACAGATCATGCTCCGCATACAGCAGAAGAAAAAGCACAGCCAATTGAGTTAGCTCCATTTGGAATTGTCGGCTTGGAAACAGCATTTCCGCTTTTATATACACACTTTGTAAAAGAAGGCATCATGACCTTGCAGCAACTAGTCAGCTTTTTGACAAATAAACCGGCAGAAACATTTAAGCTGGAAGCAGGAACAATTGCAGTCGGCAAAACTGCAGATATTGTCATCGTAGATTTAGAAGATAAGGAGACTATCAATCCAGAAAACTTCTTATCTAAAGGGAAAAATACCCCGTTTGCAGGATGGGTTTGTCAAGGATGGCCTGAAACAACGATTGTGGCCGGAAAAATCGCTTGGAGAAAGGAAAGTGTACACGCATGAAAAAACAGCTGATTCTCGAAGATGGTACCGTATTTATCGGGCAAGGTTTTGGAGCAGATACTAATACTATTGGGGAGGTAGTCTTCAATACAGGTATGACAGGGTATCAGGAAATTTTGTCAGATCCATCATACTGCGGTCAAATTGTAACTTTAACATATCCATTAGTAGGCAACTATGGAATTAACCGAGATGATTTTGAATCAATCGCACCAGCAATTAACGGATTTATTGTGAAGGAAGTTTGTGATGCTCCGTCTAACTGGAGAAATGAGCTGTCATTGGATGAGTTTTTTAAACAAAAGAACATACCAGGACTTGCTGGGATTGATACAAGAAAATTAACAAGAATCATTCGTAAATACGGTACATTAAAAGGAGCAATCTGCAGCATGGAAGAGAATGTAGAAGATGTCATTAGACAGCTGCAATCTTCCGAGCTGCCGACAGACCAAGTACAGCAAGTGTCAACTAAAAAAGCATATCCAAGTCCAGGCAGAGGAAGCCGGGTCGTGCTAGTTGATTACGGCATGAAACATGGAATCTTAAGAGAGCTGAATCAGCGTGACTGTGATGTCATTGTTGTGCCTTATAATGCGACAGCTGAAGAAATTCTGTCTTTAAGTCCAGATGGTGTCATGCTGTCAAATGGACCTGGAGATCCAAAGGATGTTCCAGAGGCGATTGAAGCGATTAAGGGCATTATCGGCAAGGTTCCACTATTCGGTATATGCTTAGGCCATCAACTGTTTGCATTAGCAAGCGGCGCAAACACAGAGAAAATGAAGTTCGGACACAGAGGCTCTAACCACCCTGTAAAAGATTTGCTGACAGGCAAGGTTTCCTTAACTTCCCAAAACCACGGCTACACAGTGAATGAAGAATCTATTGAACAAACAGACTTAGAAATTACTCATTTAGCACTAAATGACGGGACGATTGAAGGATTGCAGCATAAACAGTATCCAGCATTCACCGTGCAATACCACCCAGAAGCTTCACCAGGACCAGAAGATGCGAACTATTTATTCGATCGATTCATGTCCATGATACTAACACAGAAAAAGGATGGTGCCGCATATGTCAAAGCGTAAAGATATTAACAGCATACTAGTTATAGGATCAGGTCCAATCATCATTGGTCAGGCAGCAGAATTTGACTATGCAGGAACACAAGCATGTATGGCCTTGAAAGAAGAAGGATATCGTGTCATCCTGGTCAATTCCAATCCGGCAACAATCATGACAGATACAGAAATGGCAGACAGTGTCTATATTGAACCACTGACACTAGAATTCGTAAGCAGAATTATCCGCAAGGAAAGACCTGATGCGATTCTGCCGACACTTGGCGGTCAAACAGGCTTAAATCTCGCTGTCGAACTATCAGAGGCTGGAGTTCTTGAAGAATGCGGCGTGGAAGTTCTCGGAACGAAGCTTTCTGCCATTCAGCAGGCAGAGGATAGAGACTTATTCCGCAACTTAATGAATGAACTTGGTGAGCCAGTTCCTGACAGTGAAATTATTCATAACATGGATGAAGCTAAAGCGTTTGTGGAACAAATCGGTTATCCAGTTATCGTTCGTCCTGCCTTTACATTAGGAGGAACTGGAGGCGGCATCTGTCATAATGATGATGACCTGAACGAAATCGTGACAAGCGGTTTGAAAAACAGCCCGGTTACACAATGTCTGTTGGAAAAAAGCATTGCCGGATTTAAGGAAATCGAATATGAAGTAATGCGCGACAGTAATGATAATGCAATCGTAGTCTGCAACATGGAAAATATTGATCCTGTCGGCATTCATACTGGGGATAGCATCGTAGTTGCACCAAGCCAAACATTAAGCGATAGAGAATACCAGATGCTGCGAAACACATCATTAAAGATTATTCGTGCACTAAAAATCGAGGGTGGATGTAATGTGCAGCTGGCACTGGATCCAGACAGCTTCCAGTACTATATTATCGAGGTAAATCCAAGGGTAAGCCGTTCGTCCGCTCTTGCCAGCAAAGCAACCGGCTATCCAATCGCGAAGCTTGCTGCTAAAATCGCTGTTGGCTTAACATTGGATGAGATGATGAACCCAGTAACAGGAAAAACATATGCAAGCTTTGAGCCTGCACTCGACTATGTAGTAAGCAAAATCCCTCGCTTCCCGTTTGATAAATTTGAATCTGCTAAAAGAAATCTAGGCACGCAAATGAAAGCGACTGGCGAGGTTATGGCGATTGGCAGAACATTTGAGGAATCGCTTCTTAAAGCAATCCGTTCATTGGAAGCAAAGGTTTACCACTTTGCATTGAATTCTGGCGAAAAAGTTAGTGATGAACTTCTGGAAAAAAGAATTCGAGTTGCAGGTGACGAAAGATTATTCTATGTAGCAGAAGCATTAAACAGAGGCGTTTCCATTGAAACAATCCATGACTGGAGCAAAATAGACTTATTCTTCCTGCATAAATTAGAAGGTATTATCAAGTTGGAAAGACAGCTTGCAGAACATCCGTTTGATTTGGAATATGCAAAAATCGCTAAAGAAAAGGGCTTTGCTGATATACAGCTTGCAAAATTATGGAATACGACTGAACTTGAGGTGTACAACTGGAGAAAAGACAACAAGCTTGTGCCAGTTTACAAGATGGTTGATACATGTGCAGCTGAATTTGAATCCGAAACACCATACTACTATGGCACCTATGAGGATGAGAATGAATCTGTCGTAACAAACAAAAAAAGCATCGTCGTATTAGGATCTGGTCCAATCCGAATCGGACAAGGAATCGAGTTCGACTATGCAACAGTCCATTCTGTCTGGGCAATCAAAGAAGCAGGCTATGAAGCGATTATTATCAATAATAACCCAGAAACTGTGTCTACAGATTTCAGCGTTTCTGACAAACTGTATTTTGAGCCACTGACAATTGAAGATGTTATGCATATCATCGACTTAGAAAAACCAGAAGGTGTAGTTGTTCAATTCGGCGGACAAACAGCAATCAACTTAGCTTCAGAGCTGGCAAACAGAGGAGTTAAGATTCTTGGAACTTCCTTAGAAGATTTAGATAGAGCAGAAGACAGAGATAAATTCGAATCCAGCCTGCACGCATTAGGCATTCCACAGCCTGAAGGAAAAACGGCATTGACAGTAGAGGAAGCAGTAAAAGTAGCAGACTCTATCGGGTATCCGGTGCTTGTGCGCCCATCCTATGTGCTGGGTGGAAGAGCAATGCAGATTGTATATAAAGAAGAAGAGCTGATTCCATATATGGAAAAAGCGGTAGAGGCAAGTCCAGGACAGCCGATTTTGATTGACCGCTACCTAACTGGTAAGGAAATTGAAGTAGATGCAATCTGTGATGGGGAAGATGTAGTGATTCCAGGCATCATGGAGCATATTGAAAGAGCAGGGGTTCACTCAGGTGATTCTATCGCGGTCTATCCGCCGCAAAGCTTATCAGCGGAAATTAAACAAACATTGATTGAGTATACAACGAAACTAGCAAAAGGATTAAATATCGTAGGGCTTTTAAATATCCAGTATGTTGTTTCAAAAGGCGAAGTGTTTGTACTGGAAGTTAACCCGCGCTCAAGCAGAACGGTTCCTTTCTTGAGCAAAATCACAAATGTGCCAATGGCAAAAATCGCTACAAAGGTGATTCTGGGCAACAGCTTGAAAGCGCAAGGTTATACATCCGGGCTTGTTGAAGAAAAGCAGGGCGTATTTGTTAAAGTTCCAGTCTTCTCGTTTGCGAAGCTGCGCCGTGTGGACATAACGCTTGGACCTGAGATGAAATCAACTGGAGAAGTAATGGGTAAAGACATTACTTTGGAGAAAGCTTTATATAAAGGATTGATTGCTTCTGGCATGAAAATCCAGACATTTGGAACAGTTTTGCTTACAATCGGTGATAAGGACAAGGAAGAAGCATTGCTGCTTGCGAAGCGTTTCGTCAATATTGGATACAGCTTAATGGCAACTAGCGGAACAGCAGAGTTTTTGCAGGACAATAATATTCCAGTCAAAGTGGTGGATAAAATCGGCGGCGAAGGCACGACATTGATTGATGTCATCCGCGATGGACAGGCGCAATTTGTGATCAACACATTCTCTAAAGGAAGCCAGCCAGCTCGCGATGGTTTCAGAATAAGAAGGGAATCAGTTGAAAATGGAATTCCATGCCTAACCTCTCTTGATACAGCAGAAGCAATTCTGCGAGTTGTAGAATCAATGACATTCTCTGCTGAAGCGATGACACCAGCAGGCAAGCAATGGGAGGCGGTCCTTGCATGATCAAAAATGAAAAATGCACCGTGATTTCACACAAGGAAATAGCAGAAAACATTATGGAGCTCACCTTAAAAGGTGAGCTTGTTCATGAAATGAGCGCGCCAGGCCAGTTTGTACACATTAAGGTCGCAGACGGCTTTGATCCTTTATTAAGAAGACCTATAAGCATATGTAATATCAATCACGAAGAGAATACCTTCACAATGATATACAGAGCGGAAGGAAAGGGGACGAAGCTGCTTGCACAAAGAAAAGAGCAGGAGCTGATCGATGTCCTTGGCCCTCTTGGGAATGGCTTTCCTGTAGATGGAGCTAAACGAGGAGAAACCGCTTTGCTTGTTGGAGGCGGAATCGGTGTTCCGCCATTATACGAGCTTGCCCAGCAATTGACAGCA
This DNA window, taken from Niallia sp. Man26, encodes the following:
- the pyrR gene encoding bifunctional pyr operon transcriptional regulator/uracil phosphoribosyltransferase PyrR, with translation MSRKAQVLDDQAIRRALTRVAHEIIEKNKGIENCVLVGIRTRGIYIANRLAEKISQIEGKSITVGELDITLYRDDLSKKTENQEPLVKGSDIPTSIEDLKVILVDDVLYTGRTVRAAMDALMDVGRPGSIQLAVLVDRGHRELPIRADYVGKNIPTSSSEKIVVELVEVDGQDEVNIYEN
- a CDS encoding solute carrier family 23 protein; this translates as MNQTKPILGIKDKPNASQWITLSLQHLFAMFGSTVLVPYLIGLSPAIALISSGLGTLAFLLITRFKVPAYLGSSFAFIAPMIAAQELGGPGAAMIGTFIAGLVYGIVALIIKKGGYRWIMNLLPPIVVGPVIMVIGLALAGTAVGQAMYENNGTPDQTYSLLYLSVALVTLLATILFTIFGKGVFSFIPILAGIIVGYVYALLVGVVDFQGVIDAKWLAMPEFIFPFRDYDLTINSAILALFVPVAVVTLAEHIGHQLVLSKVVGKDYIKDPGLHRSILGDGTATLISSLMGGPPKTTYGENIGVLAITRVYSVYVLAGAAVFAILFGFIGKITALIQSIPTPVMGGVSILLFGIIASSGLRILVDAKMDFSKNRNLVIASVILVTGIGGASIHIGTDFKLEGMALAAILGIILNYVLPGREKSTDDLFEEEAVKETK
- a CDS encoding aspartate carbamoyltransferase catalytic subunit; amino-acid sequence: MENLLTTSELTVLEIKEILEEAQAFAEGKEWKPAKQLFLANLFFEPSTRTKCSFEVAERKLGLEVIPFETTTSSVVKGETLYDTVRTLESIGVNGVVIRHNEDNYFQELIGKVKIPVINAGDGCGNHPTQSLLDLLTIKQEFKSFHGLKISIIGDIRHSRVARSNADALTRLGANVVFSGPKEWFDDSILKEANYEDIDTAIETSDVVMLLRIQHERHESGASWTKEDYHQMYGLTTERERRMKPGSIIMHPAPVNRDVEIADELVECDRSRIFKQMENGVFIRMAVLKRSLQSVEGGNVHVNDYQKWPVA
- a CDS encoding dihydroorotase — translated: MSMIIKNGQLLNEKGEVITQDILIQDGVIAEIAPQINTAAEEVIDAKGKLVAPGFIDVHVHLREPGGEKKETIATGTMAAARGGFTTIANMPNTRPVPDTVENFQNLMNRINETANVHVRPYASITIRQLGAELTDFKALKELGAFAFTDDGVGIQEAGKMLEAMKLAASLDMAIVAHCEDNSLINKGSVHEGKFSKENNLNGIPSVCESVHIARDILLAEAADCHYHVCHISTKESVRIVRDAKRAGINVTAEVSPHHLLLCDEDIPSIDTNYKMNPPLRGKADREALIEGLLDGTIDFIATDHAPHTAEEKAQPIELAPFGIVGLETAFPLLYTHFVKEGIMTLQQLVSFLTNKPAETFKLEAGTIAVGKTADIVIVDLEDKETINPENFLSKGKNTPFAGWVCQGWPETTIVAGKIAWRKESVHA
- a CDS encoding carbamoyl phosphate synthase small subunit, with translation MKKQLILEDGTVFIGQGFGADTNTIGEVVFNTGMTGYQEILSDPSYCGQIVTLTYPLVGNYGINRDDFESIAPAINGFIVKEVCDAPSNWRNELSLDEFFKQKNIPGLAGIDTRKLTRIIRKYGTLKGAICSMEENVEDVIRQLQSSELPTDQVQQVSTKKAYPSPGRGSRVVLVDYGMKHGILRELNQRDCDVIVVPYNATAEEILSLSPDGVMLSNGPGDPKDVPEAIEAIKGIIGKVPLFGICLGHQLFALASGANTEKMKFGHRGSNHPVKDLLTGKVSLTSQNHGYTVNEESIEQTDLEITHLALNDGTIEGLQHKQYPAFTVQYHPEASPGPEDANYLFDRFMSMILTQKKDGAAYVKA
- the carB gene encoding carbamoyl-phosphate synthase large subunit is translated as MSKRKDINSILVIGSGPIIIGQAAEFDYAGTQACMALKEEGYRVILVNSNPATIMTDTEMADSVYIEPLTLEFVSRIIRKERPDAILPTLGGQTGLNLAVELSEAGVLEECGVEVLGTKLSAIQQAEDRDLFRNLMNELGEPVPDSEIIHNMDEAKAFVEQIGYPVIVRPAFTLGGTGGGICHNDDDLNEIVTSGLKNSPVTQCLLEKSIAGFKEIEYEVMRDSNDNAIVVCNMENIDPVGIHTGDSIVVAPSQTLSDREYQMLRNTSLKIIRALKIEGGCNVQLALDPDSFQYYIIEVNPRVSRSSALASKATGYPIAKLAAKIAVGLTLDEMMNPVTGKTYASFEPALDYVVSKIPRFPFDKFESAKRNLGTQMKATGEVMAIGRTFEESLLKAIRSLEAKVYHFALNSGEKVSDELLEKRIRVAGDERLFYVAEALNRGVSIETIHDWSKIDLFFLHKLEGIIKLERQLAEHPFDLEYAKIAKEKGFADIQLAKLWNTTELEVYNWRKDNKLVPVYKMVDTCAAEFESETPYYYGTYEDENESVVTNKKSIVVLGSGPIRIGQGIEFDYATVHSVWAIKEAGYEAIIINNNPETVSTDFSVSDKLYFEPLTIEDVMHIIDLEKPEGVVVQFGGQTAINLASELANRGVKILGTSLEDLDRAEDRDKFESSLHALGIPQPEGKTALTVEEAVKVADSIGYPVLVRPSYVLGGRAMQIVYKEEELIPYMEKAVEASPGQPILIDRYLTGKEIEVDAICDGEDVVIPGIMEHIERAGVHSGDSIAVYPPQSLSAEIKQTLIEYTTKLAKGLNIVGLLNIQYVVSKGEVFVLEVNPRSSRTVPFLSKITNVPMAKIATKVILGNSLKAQGYTSGLVEEKQGVFVKVPVFSFAKLRRVDITLGPEMKSTGEVMGKDITLEKALYKGLIASGMKIQTFGTVLLTIGDKDKEEALLLAKRFVNIGYSLMATSGTAEFLQDNNIPVKVVDKIGGEGTTLIDVIRDGQAQFVINTFSKGSQPARDGFRIRRESVENGIPCLTSLDTAEAILRVVESMTFSAEAMTPAGKQWEAVLA
- a CDS encoding dihydroorotate dehydrogenase electron transfer subunit, with the protein product MIKNEKCTVISHKEIAENIMELTLKGELVHEMSAPGQFVHIKVADGFDPLLRRPISICNINHEENTFTMIYRAEGKGTKLLAQRKEQELIDVLGPLGNGFPVDGAKRGETALLVGGGIGVPPLYELAQQLTAKGVNVVIVLGFQTASAAFYEQKFAAMGATFVATVDGTMGVKGFVTDVITQEDIQYDVLYSCGPTPMLRNLEKNFAKERAYISLEERMGCGIGACFACVCHTKEDPTGISYKKICTDGPVFKAGEVVI